Proteins from a single region of Streptomyces vinaceus:
- a CDS encoding 3-hydroxyacyl-CoA dehydrogenase NAD-binding domain-containing protein — protein sequence MSESTTIRWEQDETGVVTLTLDDPGQSANTMNQAFKDSIAAVADRAEAEKDSIRGIIYTSAKKTFFAGGDLKDMIRLRPEDAQLAFDTGTEIKRSLRRIETLGKPVVAAINGAALGGGYEICLASHHRVALDAPGSKIGLPEVTLGLLPAGGGLTRTVRLMGIADALLKVLLQGTQYNPQRALDNGLVHELAATPEEMLAKARAFIDANPESKQPWDQPGYRIPGGTPSNPKFAANLPAFPANLKKQLNGAPYPAPRNILACAVEGAQVDFETALTIEARYFTELVTGQTAKNMIQAFFLDLQAVNAGRSRPQGVPPRKVTKVAVLGAGMMGAGIAYSCARAGIEVVLKDVTAEAAAKGKTYSEKLLDKAVSRGRSTEAQRAELLARITPTAEAADLAGCDAVIEAVFEDTSLKHKVFQEVQDVIAPDALLCSNTSTLPITGLAEGVSRPADFIGLHFFSPVDKMPLVEIIKGERTGEEAIARAFDLVRQINKTPIVVNDSRGFFTSRVIGQFINEGVAMVGEGIEPASVEQAAAQAGYPAKVLSLMDELTLTLPRKIRNETRKAFEAEGRSWTAHPADAVIDRMVDDFGRPGRSGGAGFYEYDESGKRAGIWPGLREHFAKPDAEIPFEDMKERMLFSEALDTVRCLDEGVLTSIADANIGSIMGIGFPAWTGGVIQYINGYEGGLAGFVARSRELAAEYGERFTPPASLVAKAERGETYAD from the coding sequence ATGAGCGAGTCCACCACGATCCGCTGGGAACAGGACGAGACCGGCGTCGTCACCCTCACCCTCGACGACCCGGGCCAGTCCGCCAACACGATGAACCAGGCCTTCAAGGACTCCATCGCGGCCGTCGCCGACCGCGCCGAGGCCGAGAAGGACTCCATCCGCGGCATCATCTACACCTCCGCCAAGAAGACCTTCTTCGCGGGCGGCGACCTCAAGGACATGATCCGGCTGCGCCCCGAGGACGCGCAGCTCGCCTTCGACACCGGCACCGAGATCAAGCGCTCCCTGCGCCGCATCGAGACCCTCGGCAAGCCCGTCGTCGCCGCCATCAACGGCGCGGCCCTCGGCGGCGGTTACGAGATCTGCCTCGCCTCCCACCACCGCGTCGCCCTCGACGCCCCCGGCTCCAAGATCGGTCTGCCCGAGGTCACCCTCGGCCTGCTCCCGGCGGGCGGCGGACTCACCCGTACCGTGCGCCTGATGGGCATCGCCGACGCGCTCCTCAAGGTCCTGCTCCAGGGCACCCAGTACAACCCGCAGCGCGCCCTCGACAACGGCCTCGTCCACGAACTGGCGGCCACCCCCGAGGAGATGCTGGCCAAGGCCCGCGCCTTCATCGACGCCAACCCCGAGTCGAAGCAGCCCTGGGACCAGCCCGGCTACCGGATTCCGGGCGGCACCCCGTCGAACCCGAAGTTCGCCGCCAACCTCCCGGCCTTCCCGGCCAACTTGAAGAAGCAGCTGAACGGGGCCCCGTACCCGGCCCCGCGCAATATCCTGGCCTGCGCCGTCGAGGGCGCCCAGGTGGACTTCGAGACCGCGCTGACCATCGAGGCCCGGTACTTCACCGAGCTGGTCACCGGCCAGACCGCCAAGAACATGATCCAGGCGTTCTTCCTCGACCTCCAGGCCGTCAACGCCGGCCGCAGCCGCCCCCAGGGCGTCCCGCCGCGCAAGGTCACCAAGGTGGCCGTCCTCGGCGCCGGCATGATGGGAGCGGGCATCGCGTACTCCTGCGCCCGCGCGGGCATCGAGGTGGTCCTGAAGGACGTCACCGCCGAGGCCGCCGCCAAGGGCAAGACGTACTCCGAGAAGCTGCTCGACAAGGCCGTCTCCCGCGGCCGCAGCACCGAGGCCCAGCGCGCCGAGCTGCTGGCCCGGATCACCCCGACCGCCGAAGCCGCCGACCTGGCGGGCTGCGACGCCGTCATCGAGGCCGTCTTCGAGGACACCTCCCTCAAGCACAAGGTGTTCCAGGAGGTCCAGGACGTCATCGCCCCCGACGCGCTGCTGTGCTCCAACACCTCCACGCTGCCCATCACGGGCCTGGCGGAGGGGGTTTCGCGCCCGGCGGACTTCATCGGGCTGCACTTCTTCTCGCCCGTCGACAAGATGCCGCTCGTGGAGATCATCAAGGGCGAGCGCACCGGCGAGGAGGCGATCGCCCGCGCCTTCGACCTCGTACGGCAGATCAACAAGACCCCGATCGTGGTCAACGACTCGCGCGGCTTCTTCACCTCGCGCGTCATCGGCCAGTTCATCAACGAGGGCGTGGCGATGGTCGGCGAGGGCATCGAGCCCGCCTCCGTCGAGCAGGCCGCGGCGCAGGCCGGCTACCCGGCCAAGGTGCTCTCCCTGATGGACGAGCTCACCCTGACCCTCCCGCGCAAGATCCGCAACGAGACCCGCAAGGCCTTCGAGGCCGAGGGCCGCTCGTGGACCGCGCACCCCGCGGACGCCGTCATCGACCGGATGGTCGACGACTTCGGGCGCCCCGGCCGCAGCGGCGGGGCCGGCTTCTACGAGTACGACGAGAGCGGCAAGCGCGCCGGCATCTGGCCGGGCCTGCGCGAGCACTTCGCCAAGCCGGACGCGGAGATCCCCTTCGAGGACATGAAGGAGCGGATGCTCTTCTCCGAGGCCCTGGACACCGTCCGCTGCCTCGACGAGGGCGTCCTGACCTCGATCGCCGACGCCAACATCGGCTCCATCATGGGCATCGGCTTCCCGGCCTGGACCGGCGGTGTCATCCAGTACATCAACGGCTACGAGGGCGGCCTGGCGGGCTTCGTCGCCCGCTCCCGTGAGCTGGCCGCCGAGTACGGCGAGCGGTTCACCCCGCCGGCCTCGCTCGTCGCGAAGGCCGAGCGCGGCGAGACGTACGCCGACTAG
- a CDS encoding AMP-dependent synthetase/ligase: MTMKLRLPGRPEELTIPTLLARNAAEHGDLPALSWREGDGWTTLDWTEVRRKVAVLASGYAALGIERGEHVLIMMGNRPEHWLTDLALVHLGAVPVTVYGTSAPEQIAHIARHSRARVAVLEGARELARWEPLLADERVPLERLVVAEAAEAGPHRTYGSLHASGARTHRPDDFEKAWRETRPEDPLTVVYTSGTTGDPKGVRLTHRNIMLQAVRIDGRTDLPEHAEHICYLPFAHIAERILGIYLPLLRAAHVRLVADPAAVGAAVRELHPVQFFGVPRVWEKLAASVRAVLAQLPAAQRESIEAANDLARARAGHRERGERIPAALESSYARAKEQVLDPLLGLAGLDRLVWTASATAPMPIDVVRFWAGWGITIMDAWGLTETSGVCTINSPDGFRLGSVGRPIEGLELRLAEDGEILTRGATVFAGYLRPDGSVESAHDAEGWFPTGDVGRLDEDGFLWLTDRKKELIITSNGKNVSPALVENTVKEHPLIGQALVHGDGRSYLVALLVLDGEVAPAWAAARGIEAGPLARLAEHPAVRAEIAAAVDAANARLNRTEQIKRYRLLTEEWGPATGELTPSLKLRRRVVREKYGSLIDALYAEPYEEPHRTGAP; the protein is encoded by the coding sequence ATGACCATGAAACTGCGACTGCCCGGACGACCCGAAGAGCTCACGATCCCCACCCTGCTGGCCCGCAACGCCGCCGAACACGGCGACCTCCCCGCCCTCTCCTGGCGGGAGGGCGACGGCTGGACGACCCTCGACTGGACCGAGGTCCGCCGCAAGGTCGCCGTCCTGGCCTCCGGCTACGCCGCCCTCGGCATCGAACGGGGCGAACACGTACTGATCATGATGGGCAACCGCCCCGAGCACTGGCTGACCGACCTCGCCCTCGTCCACCTCGGCGCCGTCCCCGTCACCGTCTACGGCACCTCCGCGCCCGAGCAGATCGCCCACATCGCCCGCCACAGCCGCGCCCGCGTGGCCGTACTCGAAGGCGCCCGCGAGCTGGCCCGCTGGGAGCCGCTGCTCGCCGACGAGCGGGTGCCCCTGGAACGGCTGGTCGTGGCCGAGGCTGCCGAGGCGGGTCCGCACCGCACCTACGGATCCCTGCACGCGAGCGGCGCCCGAACCCACCGGCCCGACGACTTCGAGAAGGCCTGGCGGGAGACCCGCCCCGAGGACCCGCTGACGGTCGTCTACACCTCCGGCACCACCGGCGACCCCAAGGGCGTCCGGCTGACCCACCGCAACATCATGCTCCAGGCCGTCCGCATCGACGGGCGCACGGACCTGCCCGAGCACGCCGAGCACATCTGCTACCTGCCGTTCGCGCACATCGCCGAGCGGATCCTCGGCATCTACCTGCCGCTGCTGCGGGCCGCGCACGTCCGGCTCGTCGCCGACCCGGCCGCCGTGGGGGCCGCCGTACGGGAGCTGCACCCGGTGCAGTTCTTCGGGGTGCCCCGGGTCTGGGAGAAGCTCGCCGCCTCCGTACGGGCGGTGCTCGCGCAGCTTCCGGCCGCGCAGCGGGAGTCCATCGAGGCCGCGAACGACCTCGCCCGCGCCCGGGCGGGCCACCGCGAGCGCGGCGAGCGGATCCCGGCCGCGCTCGAATCCTCGTACGCCCGGGCGAAGGAGCAGGTGCTGGACCCGCTGCTGGGCCTGGCCGGGCTGGACCGGCTCGTGTGGACGGCCAGCGCCACCGCGCCGATGCCCATCGACGTGGTCCGGTTCTGGGCGGGCTGGGGGATCACCATCATGGACGCCTGGGGGCTCACCGAGACCTCGGGCGTGTGCACGATCAACAGCCCGGACGGCTTCCGGCTGGGCTCGGTGGGACGCCCGATCGAGGGGCTGGAGCTGCGGCTCGCCGAGGACGGGGAGATCCTCACGCGCGGCGCGACCGTCTTCGCCGGCTACCTGCGGCCCGACGGATCGGTGGAGAGCGCGCACGACGCCGAGGGCTGGTTCCCGACCGGGGACGTCGGCCGGCTCGACGAGGACGGGTTCCTCTGGCTGACCGACCGCAAGAAGGAACTGATCATCACCTCGAACGGCAAGAACGTCTCGCCGGCGCTGGTGGAGAACACCGTCAAGGAGCATCCGCTGATCGGCCAGGCCCTGGTGCACGGCGACGGCCGCTCCTACCTCGTCGCCCTGCTGGTGCTGGACGGGGAGGTGGCCCCGGCCTGGGCGGCGGCCCGCGGCATCGAGGCCGGCCCGCTCGCCCGGCTCGCGGAGCACCCGGCCGTCCGGGCGGAGATCGCCGCCGCCGTCGACGCGGCCAACGCCCGGCTCAACCGGACCGAGCAGATCAAGCGGTACCGGCTGCTGACCGAGGAGTGGGGCCCCGCCACGGGCGAGCTCACGCCCTCGCTGAAGCTGCGCCGCCGGGTGGTCCGGGAGAAGTACGGCTCCCTCATCGACGCGCTGTACGCCGAGCCGTACGAGGAACCGCACCGGACCGGCGCGCCGTAG
- a CDS encoding peptidase inhibitor family I36 protein: protein MRMKRSVALLAAAAGVTLAMATPASAYACQTGYFCFYYNSNQAGARFMTDTNIPNLAGETFSTIANGEGQPVKNNAASAQNASSYCYRVYYNSNYSGPSDTVAAYSSRNLANTYNDNASVRSIIC from the coding sequence ATGCGCATGAAGCGCTCCGTGGCACTCCTGGCTGCCGCAGCCGGTGTCACTCTCGCAATGGCCACTCCGGCGAGCGCGTATGCGTGCCAGACCGGCTACTTCTGCTTCTATTACAACTCCAACCAGGCCGGCGCCCGGTTCATGACGGACACCAACATCCCCAATCTCGCCGGTGAGACCTTCAGCACGATCGCCAATGGCGAGGGACAGCCGGTGAAGAACAACGCCGCGTCCGCACAGAACGCTTCGAGTTACTGCTACCGCGTGTACTACAACTCGAACTACTCCGGTCCGTCGGACACCGTCGCGGCCTATTCGTCCCGGAACCTCGCGAACACGTACAACGACAACGCCTCAGTCAGAAGCATCATTTGCTGA
- a CDS encoding MerR family transcriptional regulator, with amino-acid sequence MADQAPEPMLTVDELAARAGVTVRTVRFYSTRGLLPPPVIGPRRVGHYGPEHLSRLALIEELQHQGMTLSAIERYLDALPDDLSAHDLAIHRAMVSSWAPDAPQEVSRGELEKRAGRSLSDADVLRLTAMNVLAPAAGGFRVDVGLLRLGVALLDVPIAHETILAARTVLLEHARTAAHELTALFRDEVWGPFTRGESDPERVESMKALSAHMQPMVVQALVTAFQRSLKEELRAAFVSGE; translated from the coding sequence ATGGCCGACCAGGCACCCGAGCCGATGCTCACCGTCGACGAGCTGGCGGCCAGGGCGGGCGTCACCGTGCGCACCGTTCGTTTCTACAGCACGCGCGGGCTTTTGCCCCCTCCCGTGATCGGCCCGCGTCGGGTGGGGCACTACGGACCGGAGCACCTGTCCCGGCTGGCGCTGATCGAGGAACTCCAGCACCAGGGAATGACGTTGTCCGCCATCGAGCGGTACCTGGACGCGCTGCCAGACGATCTAAGCGCGCACGACCTGGCGATCCACCGGGCGATGGTGTCGAGTTGGGCTCCGGACGCGCCCCAGGAAGTGTCGCGGGGGGAGCTGGAGAAGCGAGCGGGGCGGAGCCTGTCGGACGCCGACGTGCTGCGGCTGACGGCGATGAACGTACTGGCGCCGGCGGCCGGGGGCTTCCGGGTGGACGTGGGGCTGCTGCGGCTGGGGGTCGCACTGCTGGACGTACCGATCGCGCACGAGACGATCCTGGCGGCGCGCACGGTGTTGCTGGAGCACGCGCGGACGGCGGCGCACGAGCTGACCGCGCTGTTCCGGGACGAGGTGTGGGGGCCGTTCACGCGCGGCGAGAGCGATCCGGAGCGGGTGGAGTCGATGAAGGCGCTGTCCGCGCACATGCAGCCGATGGTGGTGCAGGCGCTGGTGACCGCGTTCCAGCGGTCGCTGAAGGAGGAACTGCGGGCGGCGTTCGTCTCCGGCGAGTGA